One window of uncultured Methanoregula sp. genomic DNA carries:
- a CDS encoding amino acid permease: MKIGEFFNHSMFRRKPVQDLHTEMNNRPTLKRVLKPFDLILMGIGAIIGTGVFVLSGVAAGLHAGNALPLSFIIAGIVCLFAALCYAEFACMIPVAGSAYTYCYTALGEIWAWIIGWDLILEYGLAISAVAIGWSGYCSVLLSSVGIHLPPALSHPFGVEGGIVNLPAIIIVLFLTVLLIHGTRKSAKANAIIVAIKIFVILLFIVLGIGAIQPGNWEPFMPPAGWFGVFSGAAIVFFAFIGFDAVVTAAEETENPQKSMPIGIIGSLIVAMILYVIVGIVLTGIIPYSELTVPAALNAPIAFALEHIGYSWGAAIVSIGAICGMTSVLLVMIFGQSRILFAMSRDGLVPAIFSVVNPVTRTPANVTLFTGLVTSVIAGFFPLTIVAELVNIGTLVAFLIVALGVIVLRYQQPGLTRPFRCPAVPIVPLLCIGFCIFLIFHLNTLSHQLFILWLFIGLVVYFLYGVKNSTNRQNGGIAPCDPIPCIINPETPLPGLPEVGMPPDYHPDLPEYSAPERS, encoded by the coding sequence TGATCCTGATGGGGATAGGAGCCATTATCGGCACCGGGGTTTTTGTGTTGTCCGGTGTTGCAGCAGGTCTCCACGCGGGAAATGCCCTCCCCCTCTCGTTTATCATAGCCGGTATCGTCTGCCTTTTTGCCGCTCTCTGTTATGCAGAATTTGCCTGCATGATTCCCGTAGCCGGGAGTGCCTACACGTACTGCTACACGGCTCTTGGGGAGATCTGGGCATGGATCATCGGCTGGGATCTTATTCTTGAATACGGGCTTGCAATATCGGCAGTAGCCATTGGCTGGTCCGGCTACTGTTCCGTTCTTCTCTCATCGGTCGGGATCCACCTTCCTCCCGCACTTTCGCACCCGTTCGGCGTTGAAGGGGGAATCGTTAATCTCCCGGCAATCATCATTGTCCTGTTCCTGACGGTTCTTTTAATCCACGGAACCAGGAAAAGTGCAAAGGCCAATGCAATCATTGTTGCCATCAAGATTTTTGTGATACTCCTCTTCATCGTGCTCGGCATTGGTGCAATCCAGCCGGGGAACTGGGAGCCTTTCATGCCCCCGGCCGGGTGGTTCGGGGTATTCTCGGGAGCCGCTATTGTATTCTTTGCATTCATCGGCTTCGATGCCGTGGTAACCGCTGCCGAAGAGACCGAGAACCCGCAGAAGAGCATGCCGATAGGGATCATCGGGTCCCTGATTGTTGCCATGATCCTCTACGTTATTGTAGGGATCGTGCTCACGGGTATTATCCCGTATTCAGAACTTACCGTTCCCGCAGCCCTGAATGCCCCGATTGCGTTTGCCCTTGAGCATATCGGCTATTCATGGGGCGCTGCGATCGTTTCAATCGGTGCCATCTGCGGCATGACCTCGGTACTGCTGGTGATGATCTTCGGACAGAGCCGGATCCTTTTTGCCATGTCCCGTGACGGGCTGGTACCGGCAATATTCTCGGTAGTCAACCCGGTGACCCGGACTCCTGCCAATGTCACGCTCTTCACCGGCCTTGTCACATCCGTAATCGCAGGATTTTTCCCTCTTACGATTGTTGCCGAGCTCGTGAACATCGGGACGCTTGTTGCATTCCTTATTGTTGCCCTCGGCGTAATTGTGCTCCGCTACCAGCAGCCCGGGCTTACCCGCCCGTTCCGGTGCCCGGCAGTACCGATCGTTCCCCTGCTCTGTATCGGGTTCTGTATCTTTCTCATATTCCACCTCAATACCCTCTCCCACCAGCTCTTTATCCTCTGGCTCTTCATCGGGCTCGTGGTGTACTTCCTATACGGGGTGAAGAACAGTACCAACCGGCAGAACGGGGGTATTGCACCGTGTGATCCCATTCCCTGCATAATCAACCCGGAGACTCCCCTGCCCGGCCTGCCGGAGGTCGGGATGCCACCTGATTACCACCCGGACCTGCCGGAATATTCTGCCCCGGAGCGATCCTGA